A genomic window from Cyprinus carpio isolate SPL01 chromosome B9, ASM1834038v1, whole genome shotgun sequence includes:
- the fbxl3a gene encoding LOW QUALITY PROTEIN: F-box/LRR-repeat protein 3 (The sequence of the model RefSeq protein was modified relative to this genomic sequence to represent the inferred CDS: inserted 2 bases in 1 codon), translating to MKRRLSGDCEDSPSSCEGPAESCKRVRQPAEDSGDVLPDWARLPQEILLHIFQYLPLLDRAFASQVCRGWNEAFHMPELWRCFEFELNQPASSYLKATHPDLIKQIIKRHSNHLQYVSFKVDSSTESAEAACDILSQLVNCSLKTLGLISTARPSFMELPKSHFISALTVVFVNSKSLSSLKIDDTPVDDPSLKVLVANNSDTLKLLKMSSCPHVSPAGILCVADXMALNYHLLSDELLLALSSEKHVHLEHLRIDVVSENPGQQFHTIKKSSWDAMVRHSPKFNLVMYFFLYEDEFGPFFRDEIPVTHLYFGRSVSKEVLGRVGMNCPRLVELVVCANGLRPLDEELIRIAERCQHLSAIGLGECEVSCSAFVEFVKMCGRRLSQLSIMEEVLIPDHKYSLDEIHWEVSKHLGRVWFPDMMPTW from the exons ATGAAAAGGAGGTTGAGCGGAGACTGTGAGGACAGCCCCTCATCCTGCGAGGGGCCGGCGGAGTCCTGTAAGAGGGTCAGACAGCCCGCGGAGGACTCTGGAGATGTGCTGCCCGACTGGGCTCGACTGCCACAGGAGATCCTGCTCCACATCTTCCAGTACCTGCCTCTCCTCGATCGCGCCTTCGCCTCGCAGGTGTGCCGCGGCTGGAACGAGGCCTTCCACATGCCCGAGCTCTGGAGGTGCTTTGAGTTTGAGCTCAACCAGCCCGCCAGCTCTTACCTGAAGGCCACTCATCCGGACCTAATAAAGCAGATCATAAAGAGGCACTCCAATCACTTACAGTACGTCAGCTTCAAG GTGGACAGCAGTACAGAGTCAGCGGAGGCTGCGTGTGACATCCTGTCTCAGCTGGTCAACTGCTCTCTGAAGACGCTCGGGCTGATCTCCACCGCACGGCCGAGCTTCATGGAGCTGCCGAAG TCACACTTCATCTCTGCTCTCACCGTGGTGTTTGTCAACTCCAAGTCTCTGTCGTCTCTGAAGATTGACGACACGCCGGTGGATGATCCTTCGCTCAAGGTGCTGGTGGCCAACAACAGTGACACACTCAAGCTGTTGAAGATGAGCAGCTGCCCACATGTTTCTCCTGCAG GTATTCTGTGCGTCGCTGA CATGGCTCTGAACTATCACTTACTGAGCGACGAGCTGCTGCTGGCGCTGTCCTCCGAGAAGCACGTGCACCTCGAGCATCTGCGCATAGACGTGGTGAGCGAGAACCCCGGCCAGCAGTTCCACACCATCAAGAAGAGCAGCTGGGACGCCATGGTGCGCCATTCGCCCAAATTCAACCTGGTCATGTACTTCTTCCTGTACGAGGACGAGTTTGGGCCCTTTTTCCGCGACGAGATCCCCGTTACGCACCTCTACTTCGGCCGCTCGGTCAGTAAAGAGGTCCTGGGCCGCGTGGGCATGAACTGTCCGCGTCTGGTGGAGCTGGTGGTGTGTGCCAACGGTCTGCGGCCGCTGGACGAGGAGCTGATCCGTATCGCCGAGCGCTGCCAGCACCTGTCGGCCATCGGACTGGGCGAGTGCGAGGTCTCCTGCAGCGCTTTCGTGGAGTTCGTGAAGATGTGTGGCCGCCGTCTCTCTCAGCTCTCCATCATGGAGGAGGTGCTCATCCCAGACCACAAATACAGCCTGGATGAGATCCACTGGGAAGTGTCCAAGCACCTCGGGCGCGTTTGGTTTCCAGATATGATGCCCACCTGGTGA